A portion of the Misgurnus anguillicaudatus chromosome 16, ASM2758022v2, whole genome shotgun sequence genome contains these proteins:
- the bcorl1 gene encoding BCL-6 corepressor-like protein 1 isoform X1, with protein MQVDPSPMNVGDGGTVSRESSAPTQVSESMVGNPQQTLPLELRGDVPQSQQNKLRTTTDCKTPDICSEASKASNSNHCPQVPPSQPHSTAPVSALLPDRTEVSQGKVDGADIYASHQWPCGKKFNAEDSANPIRSSVNPNKKTNTPAPTQPVIGVPLGFQCSTLFKPGQPVAFLPSSNFSSPLCKITLPPGLGQIAALREATASQFQKDCTSQNPCSSSTPMLKTYPYHFSLGRGPGAEKKPQPASSKVRCDSLSSTKGFQGGAEHKATMSSVAAPAIALPVQQATQGSAPPPRNTISPTAAICCSPALANITTQSRLHSLVETGSTYRGAEKTSLAYLKPKTLSTPEEHNVSCPVESRDVPLDLSAKSKRQKNIHDFQNNPIVATEHHSTESHQKNTTPSKKGHLASFSSVSTYSQRPDTQRNGSTQKSSSKLTNHHALQPTPPWTKVSSPGSLNNLPGTYVGVASPILASTLRSKDGKSAAFVEDLQTFAKQETISIIDQGEQPVCRERKAPFLKCAQHNKGGKFSTSTCSPGAQSLLSNSLSATANSQPHRKSAGGKGGTLFTSPGKLWQPPCVLSQGTSLQKRPSQTHTPKNKSTPSCDTGLFHNSQLTPTKVEDDKWEKAKSPLSNLESIVKQKTLETTALTGENYCKLSPVGSKRLEVASLQNRCQDSTLHQTLTTGSPTFRSLEGHAIKSDRGSPQTDAMAPLSRPEVTTVPVPREKGREKQTKQTENLPFDGSQKMKSSTPCKKSAFSVKGEWKERKLAQKLDAVMAKEKATEKNHSSHVKDEGMALSIFQSQTVQAEEETKMNGAKEEIASKGKALATKQKKPKKPAKEKIPSEMQKKTKKQKDKDSPSVKQVSSHKKQKKDTLTEVGKSILQDGTDPVTKMPGKTRKRKSSPANIEHSILNKIDVRESSPCRSPPAERDSSSLSSPGWPSKESDSHEEASPRLRRGRRRTDEALLRDWSFATPPTPPPHDPPSTPPPTPPPPVPIRRPRGRPRINPLPEELDGDKDRPGEGGDASSIKKRKRCKNRKYQNGEYVTERDKVADGEEEKLGVEDGEATNEKMGVYPCLSATLTSGLPSPDISPKRTLFTRSGSVRPQESPPAPLPNDKPSGKRKFKSKHLCDSEEQKKLKTKKSSLGKRTGTLMSDEGCPTAKKPTTPYVSPKHSSSPQSGKKGTTGKARIPESTPSRPVPPEVRRLIVNKNAGETLLQRAARLGYQDVVLYCLEKDVREVNRRDNAGYTALHEACARGWTHIVEVLLKHGADVNCSAQDGTRPIHDAVAADNLPAVWMLLNHGADPTLATYSGQTAVKLAQSPGMKTFLKEYFTDLEGRTDQDPSVQWDFYSSSVFETEQGPCWDFLLSQPEEDCGENSREHLKERDVDPDCLVFEFSSDPLLPCYHVQVSLTQGFCNWFLLSDVLKRLKMSARIFRARYPQFEVTCITRADLWKQVSISQTCAAPDELQPTEDDDGEEAVELVRCVPELQGLLGSSIQLLKEDEDETSWVNNRPCSR; from the exons ATGCAG GTGGATCCCTCACCAATGAATGTAGGGGATGGAGGGACGGTGAGCCGAGAAAGCAGTGCTCCTACCCAGGTGTCTGAGAGCATGGTGGGGAATCCACAACAGACTCTGCCTCTTGAACTCAGAGGTGATGTACCTCAAAGTCAGCAGAACAAGCTGAGGACAACCACAGACTGCAAAACGCCTGACATCTGCTCAGAAGCCAGCAAGGCTAGCAACTCAAATCATTGTCCCCAAGTCCCTCCCTCCCAACCCCACAGCACTGCTCCTGTGAGCGCCCTGTTGCCTGATCGGACAGAGGTTTCGCAAGGCAAGGTTGATGGTGCTGACATTTACGCCTCTCACCAGTGGCCTTGTGGTAAAAAGTTCAATGCCGAGGACTCTGCAAACCCTATTCGCAGCAGTGTAAACCCAAATAAGAAGACTAACACACCAGCACCCACCCAACCTGTGATAGGCGTACCATTAGGATTCCAGTGTTCCACGCTCTTCAAACCAGGCCAACCAGTTGCTTTTCTTCCCTCCTCCAACTTTTCTTCTCCTCTTTGTAAGATCACCCTACCTCCAGGGTTGGGTCAGATTGCGGCACTGAGAGAAGCCACAGCTAGCCAGTTTCAAAAGGACTGCACATCGCAAAACCCTTGTTCAAGCTCGACACCTATGCTCAAAACATACCCCTACCACTTCTCTTTGGGGAGAGGGCCTGGTGCTGAGAAGAAGCCTCAGCCGGCATCATCTAAAGTCAGGTGTGACTCTTTGTCCAGTACTAAGGGCTTTCAAGGTGGAGCTGAGCATAAAGCCACAATGTCTTCTGTAGCAGCCCCGGCTATAGCCCTTCCAGTACAGCAGGCCACACAAGGCTCGGCTCCACCACCCAGAAACACAATCTCTCCCACTGCTGCCATCTGCTGCAGCCCGGCTCTGGCGAATATCACCACTCAAAGCAGGCTACATAGTCTCGTAGAAACAGGTTCAACATACCGAGGTGCTGAGAAGACCTCATTGGCATATTTGAAACCAAAAACTCTGTCCACTCCTGAGGAGCACAATGTGTCATGCCCTGTTGAGTCAAGAGACGTGCCTCTTGATCTCTCTGCAAAGTCCAAGCgacaaaaaaacattcatgaTTTTCAAAACAACCCCATTGTGGCCACAGAACATCATTCTACTGAGTCACATCAAAAAAACACCACCCCTTCAAAAAAGGGTCATTTGGCATCATTTAGCTCAGTCAGTACATATAGCCAGCGTCCAGACACTCAGAGAAATGGTTCAACTCAAAAATCATCTTCAAAACTGACAAACCACCATGCTTTGCAACCGACTCCACCCTGGACCAAGGTTTCATCTCCTGGGTCTTTAAACAACCTCCCTGGTACGTATGTAGGAGTGGCAAGTCCCATTTTAGCATCTACTTTACGTAGCAAAGATGGAAAAAGTGCTGCTTTTGTTGAAGATCTTCAAACATTTGCTAAACAGGAAACTATATCCATTATAGACCAAGGAGAGCAGCCAGTTTGCAGAGAGAGAAAGGCACCGTTTCTTAAGTGTGCCCAACATAATAAAGGTGGAAAGTTCTCAACAAGTACCTGCTCACCTGGAGCACAAAGTTTGTTATCCAACTCATTGTCAGCCACAGCTAATTCACAGCCCCACCGGAAGTCTGCTGGTGGAAAAGGAGGTACCCTGTTCACATCTCCAGGTAAATTGTGGCAACCACCATGTGTTCTTTCCCAAGGAACATCATTGCAGAAGAGGCCAAGCCAGACTCATACTCCAAAGAATAAAAGCACCCCTAGTTGTGACACAGGCTTGTTCCATAACTCCCAGTTAACCCCAACTAAAGTAGAAGATGATAAGTGGGAGAAAGCCAAATCCCCCCTATCTAACTTAGAGTCAATagtaaaacagaaaacacttgaGACCACTGCACTTACTGGGGAGAACTACTGTAAATTATCTCCTGTGGGGTCCAAAAGGCTCGAAGTTGCCAGCCTGCAAAACCGCTGTCAAGACTCCACATTGCATCAGACTCTTACCACTGGCTCTCCAACATTCAGGTCCCTAGAAGGACACGCCATCAAATCGGACAGAGGCTCACCACAAACAGATGCCATGGCACCTCTTAGTAGACCAGAGGTCACAACTGTTCCCGTGCCCAGAGAAAAGGGACGAGAGAAACAAACGAAACAGACTGAGAATCTGCCATTTGATGGTAGTCAAAAAATGAAATCAAGTACCCCTTGTAAAAAGAGTGCATTTAGTGTTAAAGGTGAATGGAAGGAGAGGAAATTGGCTCAAAAGTTAGATGCTGTAATGGCAAAGGAGAAGGCAACGGAGAAGAATCATTCTTCTCATGTTAAGGATGAGGGGATGGCTTTATCCATCTTTCAGAGCCAAACTGTACAGGCCGAGGAAGAGACAAAAATGAATGGAGCCAAAGAGGAGATAGCTTCCAAAGGAAAGGCATTAGCCACCAAACAGAAGAAACCTAAAAAGCCAGCCAAGGAGAAGATTCCTtctgaaatgcaaaaaaagactAAGAAGCAGAAAGATAAAGACAGTCCATCCGTCAAGCAAGTCTCTTCACACAAAAAG CAGAAGAAAGATACATTGACTGAAGTGGGGAAAAGTATTCTGCAAGATGGAACAGACCCAGTCACCAAAATGCCGGGAAAGACTCGCAAAAGGAAAAGCAGTCCTGCTAATATAGAGCACTCCATCTTGAACAAAATAG ATGTAAGAGAGAGTAGTCCATGCAGAAGTCCTCCGGCCGAGAGAGACTCAAGCTCCCTCAGCAGTCCAGGCTGGCCTAGTAAAGAGTCGGACTCCCACGAGGAGGCCTCTCCGCGGCTGAGGCGAGGACGCAGACGAACTGATGAAGCGCTGCTCAGAGACTGGAGCTTTGCTACTCCACCTACTCCTCCCCCTCATGATCCCCCCTCAACACCACCTCCTACCCCACCACCCCCTGTACCAATCCGCCGGCCGCGTGGCAGGCCCCGGATCAACCCTCTGCCAGAGGAGCTAGATGGGGACAAGGACAGGCCCGGTGAGGGTGGAGACGCCTCTTCAATAAAGAAAAGGAAGCGCTGCAAGAATCGTAAATATCAGAATGGGGAATACGTAACGGAGAGGGATAAGGTGGCAGATGGAGAGGAGGAGAAGCTGGGCGTGGAAGATGGTGAGGCTACAA ATGAGAAGATGGGTGTGTACCCTTGTCTCAGTGCCACGCTGACCAGCGGATTGCCCAGCCCAGATATCAGTCCCAAAAGAACGCTGTTCACTCGCTCGGGCTCGGTTCGACCTCAAGAAAGCCCTCCCGCCCCACTGCCCAATGACAAACCCTCAGGGAAGAGGAAGTTTAAAAGTAAACACTTGTGTGATTCCGAGGAGCAGAAAAAG CTCAAGACTAAAAAAAGCAGCTTGGGCAAACGCACAGGGACTCTCATGTCAGATGAGGGCTGTCCTACTGCCAAGAAACCCACTACTCCTTATGTCTCTCCTAAGCATTCATCATCACCACAGTCTGGTAAGAAAGGAACAACCGGGAAAGCAAGAATCCCTGAATCCACTCCAAGCCGTCCAGTGCCTCCAGAAGTCCGTCGACTTATCGTGAATAAAAATGCAGGAGAGACGCTGTTACAGAGAGCTGCTAGATTAGGTTACCAG GATGTGGTTTTATATTGCTTGGAAAAAGACGTGCGAGAGGTGAACCGCCGTGACAACGCGGGTTACACAGCGCTGCATGAGGCCTGCGCACGGGGCTGGACGCATATTGTTGAGGTGTTACTGAAGCATGGCGCAGATGTTAACTGCAGTGCACAGGATGGAACGCG cCCTATTCATGATGCAGTAGCAGCTGATAATCTGCCGGCGGTTTGGATGCTGTTAAATCATGGAGCGGATCCCACCCTGGCAACCTACTCCGGTCAGACTGCAGTTAAACTAGCCCAAAGCCCTGGAATGAAAACGTTCCTAAAAG AATACTTCACTGATTTAGAGGGACGGACTGACCAAGATCCAAGTGTACAATGGGATTTCTACAGTAGCTCAGTGTTTG AGACAGAGCAAGGACCTTGCTGGGACTTTTTGTTGTCTCAGCCTGAGGAGGACTGCGGGGAGAACTCGAGGGAGCATCTGAAGGAGAGAGATGTCGATCCAGACTGTCTTGTGTTTGAGTTCTCCTCTGATCCCCTGCTACCCTGCTACCATGTTCAAGTATCACTGACGCAGGG
- the bcorl1 gene encoding BCL-6 corepressor-like protein 1 isoform X2 — protein sequence MQVDPSPMNVGDGGTVSRESSAPTQVSESMVGNPQQTLPLELRGDVPQSQQNKLRTTTDCKTPDICSEASKASNSNHCPQVPPSQPHSTAPVSALLPDRTEVSQGKVDGADIYASHQWPCGKKFNAEDSANPIRSSVNPNKKTNTPAPTQPVIGVPLGFQCSTLFKPGQPVAFLPSSNFSSPLCKITLPPGLGQIAALREATASQFQKDCTSQNPCSSSTPMLKTYPYHFSLGRGPGAEKKPQPASSKVRCDSLSSTKGFQGGAEHKATMSSVAAPAIALPVQQATQGSAPPPRNTISPTAAICCSPALANITTQSRLHSLVETGSTYRGAEKTSLAYLKPKTLSTPEEHNVSCPVESRDVPLDLSAKSKRQKNIHDFQNNPIVATEHHSTESHQKNTTPSKKGHLASFSSVSTYSQRPDTQRNGSTQKSSSKLTNHHALQPTPPWTKVSSPGSLNNLPGTYVGVASPILASTLRSKDGKSAAFVEDLQTFAKQETISIIDQGEQPVCRERKAPFLKCAQHNKGGKFSTSTCSPGAQSLLSNSLSATANSQPHRKSAGGKGGTLFTSPGKLWQPPCVLSQGTSLQKRPSQTHTPKNKSTPSCDTGLFHNSQLTPTKVEDDKWEKAKSPLSNLESIVKQKTLETTALTGENYCKLSPVGSKRLEVASLQNRCQDSTLHQTLTTGSPTFRSLEGHAIKSDRGSPQTDAMAPLSRPEVTTVPVPREKGREKQTKQTENLPFDGSQKMKSSTPCKKSAFSVKGEWKERKLAQKLDAVMAKEKATEKNHSSHVKDEGMALSIFQSQTVQAEEETKMNGAKEEIASKGKALATKQKKPKKPAKEKIPSEMQKKTKKQKDKDSPSVKQVSSHKKKKDTLTEVGKSILQDGTDPVTKMPGKTRKRKSSPANIEHSILNKIDVRESSPCRSPPAERDSSSLSSPGWPSKESDSHEEASPRLRRGRRRTDEALLRDWSFATPPTPPPHDPPSTPPPTPPPPVPIRRPRGRPRINPLPEELDGDKDRPGEGGDASSIKKRKRCKNRKYQNGEYVTERDKVADGEEEKLGVEDGEATNEKMGVYPCLSATLTSGLPSPDISPKRTLFTRSGSVRPQESPPAPLPNDKPSGKRKFKSKHLCDSEEQKKLKTKKSSLGKRTGTLMSDEGCPTAKKPTTPYVSPKHSSSPQSGKKGTTGKARIPESTPSRPVPPEVRRLIVNKNAGETLLQRAARLGYQDVVLYCLEKDVREVNRRDNAGYTALHEACARGWTHIVEVLLKHGADVNCSAQDGTRPIHDAVAADNLPAVWMLLNHGADPTLATYSGQTAVKLAQSPGMKTFLKEYFTDLEGRTDQDPSVQWDFYSSSVFETEQGPCWDFLLSQPEEDCGENSREHLKERDVDPDCLVFEFSSDPLLPCYHVQVSLTQGFCNWFLLSDVLKRLKMSARIFRARYPQFEVTCITRADLWKQVSISQTCAAPDELQPTEDDDGEEAVELVRCVPELQGLLGSSIQLLKEDEDETSWVNNRPCSR from the exons ATGCAG GTGGATCCCTCACCAATGAATGTAGGGGATGGAGGGACGGTGAGCCGAGAAAGCAGTGCTCCTACCCAGGTGTCTGAGAGCATGGTGGGGAATCCACAACAGACTCTGCCTCTTGAACTCAGAGGTGATGTACCTCAAAGTCAGCAGAACAAGCTGAGGACAACCACAGACTGCAAAACGCCTGACATCTGCTCAGAAGCCAGCAAGGCTAGCAACTCAAATCATTGTCCCCAAGTCCCTCCCTCCCAACCCCACAGCACTGCTCCTGTGAGCGCCCTGTTGCCTGATCGGACAGAGGTTTCGCAAGGCAAGGTTGATGGTGCTGACATTTACGCCTCTCACCAGTGGCCTTGTGGTAAAAAGTTCAATGCCGAGGACTCTGCAAACCCTATTCGCAGCAGTGTAAACCCAAATAAGAAGACTAACACACCAGCACCCACCCAACCTGTGATAGGCGTACCATTAGGATTCCAGTGTTCCACGCTCTTCAAACCAGGCCAACCAGTTGCTTTTCTTCCCTCCTCCAACTTTTCTTCTCCTCTTTGTAAGATCACCCTACCTCCAGGGTTGGGTCAGATTGCGGCACTGAGAGAAGCCACAGCTAGCCAGTTTCAAAAGGACTGCACATCGCAAAACCCTTGTTCAAGCTCGACACCTATGCTCAAAACATACCCCTACCACTTCTCTTTGGGGAGAGGGCCTGGTGCTGAGAAGAAGCCTCAGCCGGCATCATCTAAAGTCAGGTGTGACTCTTTGTCCAGTACTAAGGGCTTTCAAGGTGGAGCTGAGCATAAAGCCACAATGTCTTCTGTAGCAGCCCCGGCTATAGCCCTTCCAGTACAGCAGGCCACACAAGGCTCGGCTCCACCACCCAGAAACACAATCTCTCCCACTGCTGCCATCTGCTGCAGCCCGGCTCTGGCGAATATCACCACTCAAAGCAGGCTACATAGTCTCGTAGAAACAGGTTCAACATACCGAGGTGCTGAGAAGACCTCATTGGCATATTTGAAACCAAAAACTCTGTCCACTCCTGAGGAGCACAATGTGTCATGCCCTGTTGAGTCAAGAGACGTGCCTCTTGATCTCTCTGCAAAGTCCAAGCgacaaaaaaacattcatgaTTTTCAAAACAACCCCATTGTGGCCACAGAACATCATTCTACTGAGTCACATCAAAAAAACACCACCCCTTCAAAAAAGGGTCATTTGGCATCATTTAGCTCAGTCAGTACATATAGCCAGCGTCCAGACACTCAGAGAAATGGTTCAACTCAAAAATCATCTTCAAAACTGACAAACCACCATGCTTTGCAACCGACTCCACCCTGGACCAAGGTTTCATCTCCTGGGTCTTTAAACAACCTCCCTGGTACGTATGTAGGAGTGGCAAGTCCCATTTTAGCATCTACTTTACGTAGCAAAGATGGAAAAAGTGCTGCTTTTGTTGAAGATCTTCAAACATTTGCTAAACAGGAAACTATATCCATTATAGACCAAGGAGAGCAGCCAGTTTGCAGAGAGAGAAAGGCACCGTTTCTTAAGTGTGCCCAACATAATAAAGGTGGAAAGTTCTCAACAAGTACCTGCTCACCTGGAGCACAAAGTTTGTTATCCAACTCATTGTCAGCCACAGCTAATTCACAGCCCCACCGGAAGTCTGCTGGTGGAAAAGGAGGTACCCTGTTCACATCTCCAGGTAAATTGTGGCAACCACCATGTGTTCTTTCCCAAGGAACATCATTGCAGAAGAGGCCAAGCCAGACTCATACTCCAAAGAATAAAAGCACCCCTAGTTGTGACACAGGCTTGTTCCATAACTCCCAGTTAACCCCAACTAAAGTAGAAGATGATAAGTGGGAGAAAGCCAAATCCCCCCTATCTAACTTAGAGTCAATagtaaaacagaaaacacttgaGACCACTGCACTTACTGGGGAGAACTACTGTAAATTATCTCCTGTGGGGTCCAAAAGGCTCGAAGTTGCCAGCCTGCAAAACCGCTGTCAAGACTCCACATTGCATCAGACTCTTACCACTGGCTCTCCAACATTCAGGTCCCTAGAAGGACACGCCATCAAATCGGACAGAGGCTCACCACAAACAGATGCCATGGCACCTCTTAGTAGACCAGAGGTCACAACTGTTCCCGTGCCCAGAGAAAAGGGACGAGAGAAACAAACGAAACAGACTGAGAATCTGCCATTTGATGGTAGTCAAAAAATGAAATCAAGTACCCCTTGTAAAAAGAGTGCATTTAGTGTTAAAGGTGAATGGAAGGAGAGGAAATTGGCTCAAAAGTTAGATGCTGTAATGGCAAAGGAGAAGGCAACGGAGAAGAATCATTCTTCTCATGTTAAGGATGAGGGGATGGCTTTATCCATCTTTCAGAGCCAAACTGTACAGGCCGAGGAAGAGACAAAAATGAATGGAGCCAAAGAGGAGATAGCTTCCAAAGGAAAGGCATTAGCCACCAAACAGAAGAAACCTAAAAAGCCAGCCAAGGAGAAGATTCCTtctgaaatgcaaaaaaagactAAGAAGCAGAAAGATAAAGACAGTCCATCCGTCAAGCAAGTCTCTTCACACAAAAAG AAGAAAGATACATTGACTGAAGTGGGGAAAAGTATTCTGCAAGATGGAACAGACCCAGTCACCAAAATGCCGGGAAAGACTCGCAAAAGGAAAAGCAGTCCTGCTAATATAGAGCACTCCATCTTGAACAAAATAG ATGTAAGAGAGAGTAGTCCATGCAGAAGTCCTCCGGCCGAGAGAGACTCAAGCTCCCTCAGCAGTCCAGGCTGGCCTAGTAAAGAGTCGGACTCCCACGAGGAGGCCTCTCCGCGGCTGAGGCGAGGACGCAGACGAACTGATGAAGCGCTGCTCAGAGACTGGAGCTTTGCTACTCCACCTACTCCTCCCCCTCATGATCCCCCCTCAACACCACCTCCTACCCCACCACCCCCTGTACCAATCCGCCGGCCGCGTGGCAGGCCCCGGATCAACCCTCTGCCAGAGGAGCTAGATGGGGACAAGGACAGGCCCGGTGAGGGTGGAGACGCCTCTTCAATAAAGAAAAGGAAGCGCTGCAAGAATCGTAAATATCAGAATGGGGAATACGTAACGGAGAGGGATAAGGTGGCAGATGGAGAGGAGGAGAAGCTGGGCGTGGAAGATGGTGAGGCTACAA ATGAGAAGATGGGTGTGTACCCTTGTCTCAGTGCCACGCTGACCAGCGGATTGCCCAGCCCAGATATCAGTCCCAAAAGAACGCTGTTCACTCGCTCGGGCTCGGTTCGACCTCAAGAAAGCCCTCCCGCCCCACTGCCCAATGACAAACCCTCAGGGAAGAGGAAGTTTAAAAGTAAACACTTGTGTGATTCCGAGGAGCAGAAAAAG CTCAAGACTAAAAAAAGCAGCTTGGGCAAACGCACAGGGACTCTCATGTCAGATGAGGGCTGTCCTACTGCCAAGAAACCCACTACTCCTTATGTCTCTCCTAAGCATTCATCATCACCACAGTCTGGTAAGAAAGGAACAACCGGGAAAGCAAGAATCCCTGAATCCACTCCAAGCCGTCCAGTGCCTCCAGAAGTCCGTCGACTTATCGTGAATAAAAATGCAGGAGAGACGCTGTTACAGAGAGCTGCTAGATTAGGTTACCAG GATGTGGTTTTATATTGCTTGGAAAAAGACGTGCGAGAGGTGAACCGCCGTGACAACGCGGGTTACACAGCGCTGCATGAGGCCTGCGCACGGGGCTGGACGCATATTGTTGAGGTGTTACTGAAGCATGGCGCAGATGTTAACTGCAGTGCACAGGATGGAACGCG cCCTATTCATGATGCAGTAGCAGCTGATAATCTGCCGGCGGTTTGGATGCTGTTAAATCATGGAGCGGATCCCACCCTGGCAACCTACTCCGGTCAGACTGCAGTTAAACTAGCCCAAAGCCCTGGAATGAAAACGTTCCTAAAAG AATACTTCACTGATTTAGAGGGACGGACTGACCAAGATCCAAGTGTACAATGGGATTTCTACAGTAGCTCAGTGTTTG AGACAGAGCAAGGACCTTGCTGGGACTTTTTGTTGTCTCAGCCTGAGGAGGACTGCGGGGAGAACTCGAGGGAGCATCTGAAGGAGAGAGATGTCGATCCAGACTGTCTTGTGTTTGAGTTCTCCTCTGATCCCCTGCTACCCTGCTACCATGTTCAAGTATCACTGACGCAGGG